In Streptosporangiales bacterium, a single genomic region encodes these proteins:
- a CDS encoding TetR family transcriptional regulator, giving the protein MVQVRQRPRTVASMDVEDTLHASRSGRRRQELVDVAANIFAEKGYHATSVQDIAESLGILKGSIYYYIDSKEDLLYEIVDSRLKNMESVLRRLRSSRLDPLAKLRGFICDIVAHVHADPVKSAVVLRDLSALTGERLERATAALERQDRFLRRQVSAGQKAGLICPDAEPALTSRGILGMVTWTYRGLGQQARFGAERTGEAFADIVLAGLRCDRKEHTQGHRRALGALPVSW; this is encoded by the coding sequence ATGGTGCAAGTAAGACAGCGGCCCCGAACCGTAGCTTCGATGGACGTCGAGGACACTCTGCACGCGTCGCGATCCGGTCGCAGGAGACAGGAGCTCGTCGACGTCGCCGCAAACATATTCGCCGAAAAGGGTTACCATGCGACGTCGGTTCAGGATATCGCCGAGTCGCTGGGCATCCTCAAGGGAAGTATCTACTATTACATCGACTCGAAAGAGGACCTGCTCTACGAGATCGTGGACTCGCGCCTGAAAAACATGGAGTCGGTTCTGCGTCGGCTGCGCTCGTCGCGGCTCGACCCGCTGGCGAAGCTGCGCGGCTTCATCTGCGACATCGTCGCCCACGTCCACGCCGACCCGGTGAAGTCGGCGGTAGTGCTGCGGGACCTCTCGGCCCTCACCGGTGAGCGCCTCGAGCGGGCGACGGCCGCCCTCGAACGACAGGACAGGTTCCTGCGGCGCCAGGTGAGCGCGGGACAGAAGGCCGGTCTGATCTGTCCGGACGCCGAACCGGCGCTCACCTCGCGCGGGATCCTCGGCATGGTCACCTGGACGTACCGTGGGCTCGGCCAGCAGGCGCGGTTCGGCGCGGAGCGGACCGGCGAGGCGTTCGCCGACATCGTGCTCGCCGGCCTGCGCTGCGACCGCAAGGAACACACCCAGGGACACCGCCGCGCGCTCGGTGCGCTGCCGGTCTCCTGGTGA